In the Drosophila gunungcola strain Sukarami unplaced genomic scaffold, Dgunungcola_SK_2 000001F, whole genome shotgun sequence genome, one interval contains:
- the LOC128263523 gene encoding dual oxidase maturation factor 1, protein MKGWFDAFRDDGGPTLYSFSNRTPVTGDVSIVAVSVLFATFYVAFLVIFPGVRKQKFTTFSTVTLSLFVGLVILITRLGSAWHVAHATIIAPYKAFSREKLPARIGTHIGLMHVNVTLTAIPIGNWTPPDIDYNERFTWEGANDMSANYRHALQRGLPFPILTVAEYFSLGREGFSWGGQYRAAGYFASIMLWASLASWLLMNLLLLAVPRYGAYMKALTGALLVCTTVGYHCLLPKRPLCIYLEGGRLEFHFGWCYWLVLVAGILCFIAGVLISIIDLVWPHTFSTVLEVYYGTPYDRHVILEESSDVRYRKPRNSRSLEEPPGLGSRILRRLSSKARDMQPGTAPRRDSPAGVSSSGGVENKAFQSDAPKSPWRYPFRRSQQLAQQQQQQHSHPLHQHPLQQHHQHHQHHHQQQLQFVGGPVVQHPMHHMQRTMSQDSGSSIASAAVQISPLHKHALARMLPNPPVERIRDMDHW, encoded by the exons ATGAAAGGCTGGTTCGACGCGTTTCGAGACGATGGGGGACCAACGCTATATTCCTTCTCAAATCGAACACCCGTCACCGGAGATGTTTCAATTGTGGCCGTCTCCGTACTATTTGCCACATTTTACGTGGCATTTTTAGTCATCTTTCCGGGTGTACGAAAACAG AAGTTCACAACGTTTTCGACAGTCACACTGAGCCTCTTTGTGGGTCTAGTCATACTAA TCACCCGCCTGGGATCCGCGTGGCATGTGGCACATGCAACCATCATCGCGCCGTACAAAGCCTTCTCCCGCGAGAAGCTCCCAGCGCGCATCGGCACCCACATTGGCCTCATGCATGTCAATGTGACGCTGACGG CGATTCCCATTGGAAACTGGACCCCACCGGACATTGACTACAATGAGCGATTCACCTGGGAAGGGGCCAACGACATGAGTGCCAACTATCGGCATGCCCTGCAGCGAGGCCTTCCCTTTCCCATCCTGACCGTGGCCGAGTACTTTAGCCTGGGCCGCGAGGGATTCTCGTGGGGCGGACAGTATCGGGCCGCAGGATACTTTGCGAGCATTATGCTCTGGGCCTCGCTGGCCTCGTGGCTGCTGATgaacctgctgctgctggcagtTCCTCGATACGGGGCCTATATGAAGGCGCTGACCGGTGCCCTGCTCGTATGCACCACGGTGGGCTATCATTGCCTCCTGCCAAAGCGACCTTTGTGCATTTACCTCGAGGGCGGACGACTGGAGTTCCATTTCGGTTGGTGCTACTGGCTGGTTTTGGTGGCAG GCATTCTTTGCTTTATTGCGGGTGTTCTGATATCCATAATTGACCTGGTTTGGCCGCACACCTTCTCCACGGTGCTGGAAGTTTACTACGGCACGCCCTATGATCGCCATGTGATCCTGGAGGAGTCCAGTGATGTGCGCTACCGCAAGCCGCGCAACAGTCGCAGCTTGGAGGAACCACCTGGACTGGGGTCACGCATCCTGCGTCGCCTCAGCTCGAAGGCTCGGGACATGCAACCGGGCACGGCACCGCGACGCGATAGTCCTGCAGGAGTGTCCAGCAGCGGCGGGGTGGAGAACAAGGCATTCCAATCGGATGCTCCAAAGAGTCCTTGGCGGTATCCCTTCCGAAGGTCGCAACAACtcgcgcagcagcagcagcagcagcactcgCATCCGCTGCACCAGCACCCCTtgcagcagcatcatcagcaccaccagcaccatcaccagcagcagttgcagtttGTGGGTGGACCGGTGGTGCAGCACCCCATGCACCATATGCAGCGCACGATGTCGCAGGACTCTGGATCCAGTATTGCCTCAGCAGCCGTGCAAATCTCACCGCTGCACAAGCATGCTTTGGCGCGGATGTTGCC AAATCCCCCAGTGGAGCGTATTCGTGACATGGATCACTGGTGA